A genomic segment from Bacillus sp. 2205SS5-2 encodes:
- a CDS encoding cysteine hydrolase family protein: MRRMKALIQIDYTMDFVADEGALSCFEPAQRIEEKIYSLTSEFIEKGDYVVVAVDVHDEGDRNHPETKLYPPHNIRYTEGRHLYGKVKNLIDQHQHNERVYFMDKTRYSAFSGTNLELKLRERGITELHLVGVCTEICVLHTAIDAYNKGFSIVIHRDAVASFSEAGHDWALDHFKTALGATVL, from the coding sequence ATGAGGAGAATGAAAGCACTAATTCAAATTGACTATACAATGGATTTTGTTGCCGATGAAGGAGCGTTATCTTGTTTTGAGCCTGCTCAAAGGATTGAAGAGAAAATTTATTCCTTAACATCTGAGTTCATTGAAAAGGGAGATTATGTGGTCGTTGCGGTAGATGTTCATGATGAAGGGGATAGGAATCATCCTGAAACCAAACTATATCCTCCTCATAATATTCGTTATACAGAAGGCCGGCATTTATATGGAAAAGTAAAAAATCTAATCGATCAGCACCAGCATAATGAGCGTGTTTATTTTATGGATAAAACAAGATATTCAGCATTTTCTGGCACTAATTTAGAATTAAAACTCAGAGAAAGAGGGATTACTGAGCTGCATCTCGTCGGCGTTTGTACCGAAATTTGTGTACTACATACCGCAATTGATGCCTATAATAAAGGGTTTTCTATTGTGATTCATCGAGATGCGGTCGCTTCCTTTAGTGAAGCTGGGCATGATTGGGCATTAGATCATTTTAAAACCGCTTTAGGGGCAACTGTTTTGTAG
- a CDS encoding alpha/beta hydrolase: MKILNNLEHGIRKLVAQFIEAGRPSARQQSIQERRLGYLNTIDLAGEAVHVWDIFDQTINGLPLRIYKPSEQINLPILIYYHGGCFVSGDFDTHDRQLRMLANLGCCLVVAVDYRLAPEHVYPAAHDDAIEAAYIIRKYASTWGGNPDDITLAGDSAGGHLALVTCLRLKDQGKWMPKRQVLIYPMLDATASSDSYKKFGNDYVITRDALLSGFEAYLSNNIPPDHSEASPLFRNDLNGLPETHILTAEFDALVDEGEALYRRLLESDVEAQCRRYLGVNHGFFQLAGISPAAKKAIEDVASIVSKI, encoded by the coding sequence ATGAAAATTCTAAACAATCTGGAGCATGGTATTCGTAAGTTGGTCGCACAGTTTATAGAAGCTGGGCGTCCGTCAGCAAGACAACAGAGCATTCAGGAGCGTAGACTAGGATATTTGAACACCATTGATCTTGCCGGAGAGGCCGTCCACGTATGGGATATTTTTGATCAAACGATTAATGGCCTACCTCTTCGTATATACAAACCATCGGAACAAATTAACCTTCCGATTTTGATTTATTATCATGGGGGCTGCTTTGTAAGCGGTGATTTCGACACCCACGATCGTCAATTGAGAATGTTGGCTAATTTAGGCTGTTGTCTGGTAGTTGCCGTTGATTATCGCTTGGCACCGGAACATGTTTATCCGGCTGCTCATGACGATGCAATCGAAGCTGCCTACATCATCCGTAAGTATGCCTCGACTTGGGGTGGGAATCCTGACGACATTACACTTGCGGGCGACAGCGCAGGAGGGCATCTTGCCCTAGTTACTTGTCTTCGTCTCAAGGACCAAGGGAAATGGATGCCTAAGCGCCAAGTTCTTATTTATCCAATGCTTGATGCGACCGCTTCAAGCGACAGTTATAAAAAATTTGGTAATGATTATGTAATTACACGAGACGCACTTCTAAGTGGTTTCGAGGCTTATTTATCTAATAATATCCCCCCCGATCACTCAGAAGCGAGTCCATTATTCAGGAATGATCTCAATGGTCTTCCAGAGACCCATATATTAACTGCTGAATTTGATGCGCTTGTCGACGAGGGTGAGGCCTTATACCGTCGTTTGTTAGAATCGGACGTAGAGGCACAATGCCGACGGTACCTTGGGGTGAACCACGGGTTCTTTCAGCTTGCAGGCATCAGTCCAGCAGCCAAAAAGGCGATCGAGGATGTCGCATCCATCGTATCTAAGATATAG
- a CDS encoding Type 1 glutamine amidotransferase-like domain-containing protein, translating to MKTHYYLGWFNNFFPDNLGRVLQEDITDRKSLVMISSNPFSYEDDGATERSWLDQADIIFDEYHLINYRVQKEDAQALIQNASVIFLLGGNILNQNGFLMEYELSDLIKRNRSVVMGASAGAINMSAKFLCSKNFGDEISSIYDGIGLDDFSVRSHFDFENNIALVQSELSPLSEEMNIYVSNKDCAVRTKGDKIDIFGNVYLISHSKIQKLDETL from the coding sequence ATGAAAACTCACTATTATCTAGGTTGGTTTAACAATTTTTTCCCAGATAATCTGGGAAGGGTTTTACAAGAAGATATAACTGATAGAAAATCGCTTGTTATGATTAGTTCGAATCCATTTTCTTATGAAGATGATGGTGCTACTGAGCGATCGTGGCTTGACCAGGCCGACATTATATTTGATGAATATCATCTAATTAATTATCGCGTACAAAAGGAAGATGCCCAAGCGTTAATTCAAAATGCTTCAGTCATTTTCTTGTTGGGTGGAAATATTCTTAACCAAAATGGTTTTTTGATGGAATATGAATTGTCGGATTTGATTAAAAGAAACAGATCCGTTGTGATGGGAGCAAGCGCTGGTGCGATCAATATGTCCGCTAAATTTTTATGCTCGAAAAACTTTGGAGATGAAATAAGCTCTATTTACGACGGAATCGGCCTTGACGATTTTTCTGTCCGGTCTCATTTTGATTTTGAAAATAACATTGCGCTAGTTCAAAGCGAACTGTCTCCCTTATCGGAAGAAATGAATATTTATGTGTCGAACAAAGATTGCGCTGTACGTACAAAGGGAGACAAAATCGACATTTTTGGCAATGTATATTTAATTTCCCACTCAAAGATTCAGAAATTGGATGAGACTCTCTAG